A genome region from Streptomyces pratensis includes the following:
- a CDS encoding ABC transporter ATP-binding protein produces the protein MSSGSDADGMRQGAVPGPRGAELPLPPAAVPGGPQDGDIADGLEEAYWSVYDGAASKATVGQILARLPRIVRQIGQLAWNADRTSTVAVVVLQLASAAMMAFGLMASVAVLRELFAEGPTPDRVRAAIPQLLVVVGFLAARALLEAGVAVAQARVTPKIRTALECEFLTLTAHVRLEVVDDADWHDEAYRANDRGLFYARQIVGQVVSLAAALLGLVGTAGVLGVLHPALLPLLLLSVLPVGAAAVRSARARFHSFKRWNTLQRRVRVFSWLLLERDAAAELRSDTAQGALLEEHYGLTTRIAEEDTRLGVSSARLALAGRAVGGIGTGITYTALGAMLIAGWLPLAAGAGAVLAIQAAQSSLTRLVDVSHLVYEHAMWVDDLLAFQERCRTLQPRRSGLPAPETVKAITLDDVSFTYPGKDAPALNGISMTLRAGQTVAFVGVNGSGKSTCARLLAGLYEPQDGGTVCWDGVNVLDMDAESLQARVGCVLQDPVRFPFSALANLTVSRGTLTEADPQRALDAARASGAEQVIAGLPGRWDALLSKRFRGGQELSAGQWAKVAVARGLYKNAPVLLLDEPTASMDPRAEHAVYEAVLRDTPRPDQITVLISHRLASVVACDRIFVFDGGRVTESGTHQELMSIGGEYAAMFTLQAAGYRARAGETA, from the coding sequence ATGAGCAGCGGCAGTGACGCAGACGGCATGCGTCAGGGTGCGGTGCCCGGCCCGCGCGGTGCGGAACTTCCGCTGCCGCCCGCCGCAGTACCGGGCGGGCCGCAGGACGGTGACATCGCCGACGGCCTGGAGGAGGCGTACTGGTCCGTGTACGACGGCGCGGCGTCCAAGGCCACCGTGGGGCAGATCCTCGCGCGGCTTCCGCGGATCGTGCGCCAGATCGGCCAACTGGCCTGGAACGCAGACCGGACCTCGACCGTCGCGGTGGTGGTCCTGCAGCTGGCGTCAGCCGCGATGATGGCGTTCGGGCTCATGGCTTCGGTGGCGGTGCTGCGGGAGCTGTTCGCCGAAGGGCCGACCCCGGACCGGGTGCGCGCGGCAATCCCCCAACTGCTGGTCGTCGTCGGCTTCCTTGCCGCTCGGGCGCTGCTGGAAGCCGGCGTCGCCGTTGCGCAGGCCAGGGTGACACCGAAGATCCGCACCGCGCTGGAGTGCGAGTTCCTCACCCTGACCGCCCATGTGCGGCTGGAGGTCGTCGACGACGCGGACTGGCACGACGAGGCCTACCGGGCCAACGACCGCGGCTTGTTCTACGCCCGGCAGATCGTCGGCCAGGTCGTCTCCCTGGCCGCGGCGCTGCTCGGGCTCGTGGGCACCGCCGGCGTCCTGGGCGTCCTGCACCCGGCCCTGCTGCCGCTGCTCCTGCTGTCGGTGCTGCCGGTCGGCGCGGCGGCCGTTCGTAGTGCCCGGGCCCGCTTCCACTCCTTCAAGCGGTGGAACACCCTGCAGCGCAGGGTTCGGGTCTTCTCCTGGCTGCTGCTGGAGAGGGATGCCGCCGCCGAGCTTCGCTCGGACACGGCTCAGGGCGCGCTGTTGGAGGAGCACTACGGGCTGACGACACGGATCGCCGAGGAGGACACCCGGCTGGGTGTGAGTTCGGCCAGGCTGGCCCTGGCGGGCCGGGCGGTAGGCGGGATCGGCACCGGCATCACCTACACGGCGCTCGGCGCGATGCTGATCGCAGGGTGGCTGCCCCTGGCCGCCGGGGCGGGGGCGGTCCTCGCCATCCAGGCCGCGCAGTCCTCGCTGACCCGGCTCGTCGATGTCTCCCATCTCGTCTACGAGCACGCCATGTGGGTGGACGACCTGCTCGCTTTCCAGGAACGCTGCCGCACCCTCCAGCCACGCCGCAGTGGGCTGCCCGCCCCCGAGACGGTGAAGGCCATCACGCTGGACGACGTGTCCTTCACCTACCCGGGCAAGGACGCCCCGGCGCTGAACGGCATCTCCATGACGCTGCGCGCGGGTCAGACGGTGGCGTTCGTCGGCGTCAACGGCTCCGGCAAGTCCACCTGCGCGCGGCTGCTCGCCGGGCTGTACGAGCCCCAGGACGGGGGCACGGTCTGCTGGGACGGCGTGAACGTGCTGGACATGGATGCCGAGTCGCTGCAGGCCCGGGTGGGCTGCGTGCTCCAGGACCCGGTGCGGTTTCCTTTCAGCGCGCTGGCCAACCTGACGGTCTCCCGGGGCACCCTCACCGAGGCCGACCCGCAGCGGGCCCTGGACGCGGCGCGGGCCTCCGGCGCCGAGCAGGTCATCGCCGGACTGCCCGGCCGGTGGGATGCGCTGCTGTCCAAGCGTTTCCGCGGCGGCCAGGAGCTGTCCGCCGGCCAGTGGGCGAAGGTCGCCGTCGCCCGCGGCCTGTACAAGAACGCTCCCGTCCTGCTGCTGGACGAACCGACCGCCAGCATGGACCCACGCGCCGAGCACGCCGTGTACGAGGCGGTCCTGCGGGACACCCCGCGCCCGGATCAGATCACGGTGCTGATCTCCCACCGCCTGGCGAGCGTCGTCGCCTGCGACCGCATCTTCGTCTTCGACGGCGGCCGTGTCACCGAGAGCGGCACCCACCAGGAGCTGATGAGCATCGGCGGCGAATACGCCGCCATGTTCACCCTCCAGGCCGCCGGGTACCGCGCCAGGGCCGGGGAGACGGCGTGA
- a CDS encoding phosphotransferase has translation MNGGESDVMVVAGILTLFYWLIPTAVGEGPAGTATRNYVARDSDGGRWFVKAYLASTDLDEERRALELCQFARLGGLLVPVVRQALEGGGLIAAAGGMAVPVAACFENMETAEGGLSGDRWAAVGETVGRLHRILAQHPAGPPRRVPAREVCDVKRARQRLDRLLVLFAKKPPASGFPAWARDTAARRLDALPAVTAVTAMIKGLWTSMTVQTVRGDLASSNLLLRGQRVAALVDFRPPGHRSPVWELGRIILDPRTVLAEPQWPTGLGAAVAAYRAADPALPAKELLDVPRLAAGYLVCSVYPLCGAVDDPAAVTPELAACSPNRQAAMAGLCERLVEAEEVVLHDLLR, from the coding sequence ATGAATGGCGGCGAGTCGGACGTGATGGTTGTGGCGGGGATCCTGACGCTGTTCTACTGGCTCATCCCCACCGCGGTCGGCGAAGGTCCTGCGGGAACCGCGACCCGCAACTACGTGGCCCGGGACAGTGACGGCGGCCGGTGGTTCGTGAAGGCCTACCTGGCGAGCACCGATCTGGACGAGGAGCGCCGGGCGCTCGAGCTCTGCCAGTTCGCGCGGCTCGGCGGCCTGCTGGTGCCGGTGGTGCGGCAGGCCCTGGAGGGTGGCGGCCTTATCGCGGCCGCCGGCGGCATGGCGGTGCCGGTCGCGGCGTGCTTCGAGAACATGGAGACAGCGGAGGGCGGTCTGTCCGGCGATCGGTGGGCCGCGGTGGGCGAGACTGTCGGACGCCTGCACCGCATCCTGGCCCAGCACCCGGCCGGGCCTCCGCGCCGCGTGCCCGCACGGGAAGTCTGCGATGTGAAACGGGCGCGGCAGCGCCTTGACCGGCTGCTCGTCCTCTTCGCCAAGAAGCCGCCCGCCTCTGGGTTTCCTGCCTGGGCGCGCGATACGGCCGCCCGGCGGCTCGACGCGCTGCCCGCCGTGACCGCCGTGACCGCCATGATCAAAGGGCTGTGGACGTCCATGACGGTGCAGACCGTCCGCGGCGATCTGGCCTCGTCCAATCTGCTTCTTCGCGGACAGCGGGTCGCGGCATTGGTCGACTTCCGGCCGCCCGGTCACCGCAGCCCCGTCTGGGAGCTGGGGCGGATCATCCTGGACCCGCGCACCGTTCTGGCAGAGCCGCAGTGGCCGACCGGCCTGGGTGCAGCTGTCGCTGCCTATCGGGCAGCCGACCCGGCGCTGCCGGCCAAAGAACTCCTCGACGTACCCCGCCTTGCCGCCGGGTACCTGGTGTGCTCGGTGTATCCCCTGTGCGGGGCCGTCGACGACCCGGCCGCCGTGACTCCCGAACTCGCGGCGTGCAGCCCCAACCGGCAAGCGGCTATGGCCGGGCTGTGCGAGCGGCTGGTGGAAGCCGAGGAGGTGGTGCTCCATGACCTCCTCCGCTGA